TCGAGGAACACGAGATCGGCAAGGAAAAACTTCAACAGAGCCAGTGCAAGGAAGATGATTCCCACCCACCGGTAGAACATGTCCTTCCTGCTTTCCCCATAGATGAGATACCCGATGGACAGGGCGGCAATCGCCACGGTGTAGGCAGTCGTCCGCGGGGTATAATCCCAACCGATCACGATGAACTCGGTCAACCTCAGGATGAAGAACATCACGAGACCTGTCAGCACGACTTTCATTGTCGTCGTTGAGACGTTCAGGAAGGAGGATTCCTGCTGATTGAAATGGGCAAACAAATAGACATAGGCAAATGCCAGGATAAAAATCGGCAGTTCAATCGCAATGAAATCGGCTTGTGATCCCGTCACCATTCCAAGGAATGAGAGCAGCATCAACAGGAATGAACCTGCAAGGCTGACATAGCTTTCTCTTCTCCCCGCCAGCCACAGAAGGGCATTCGCTTGTATGGCAATCAGCACAAAGCGCCAATCATATTCAAACAGATCAAAGAGGAAAAGAAGCATATGCAGGAATCCTAGGACGAGCAAAGTATCCTTCGTTCTCTTCAATTGCTTCGGTTCAATAAAGGCAGCCCCGATATAAACAGCTGCAAAGATGGCATAGTAGCTAAGAGGAATCGCCGTATAAACATCATTCAGCAGACCCAGAAGGATGAAACTGCCTGTCACGAGGGCCGGTATCATCTCAGCGTTCACCCGTTCATCCCCGTTAAGGATGATCAGGAGCAAGATATACGCATGCTGAATGGCAAATGGAATAAGGACGGTCAGTGTCATCTCCCCGACACCAAACACTGCAAAGAAAAACAGTGAGAAATACAGTAGATAATAATGAATATTCCAGGCTATGCGGTACCTTTTCCACGTGCTGAACGTCATCAATACAAAGAACAGCACAAGCTCATAACCATAAAACAGCCATTCATTCCGCTCATCCCCTGCGAAAATGAACGGAAACAGGTATGCCCCTGCGCCTATCAAACAAAGAATCAGTTGGGATCCATGCTTATGGGATGCCCACAGCCCAACAGAAATGATAAGGA
The DNA window shown above is from Rossellomorea vietnamensis and carries:
- a CDS encoding DUF2339 domain-containing protein, with protein sequence MEKEELKRLEQKINFLEKELYLVKRQLIQAKNEYESPVIQKAEVYTEPEKPIPAESSADPIVEKEPFDFSVERWLPKVFLFVLLIGSIWGFMAASQNGWVSPRLRVLTGGAISIVMYALGERFSRDQHKLSITLLSGSIVLAIITLFSANILYGYIGGLITNLLLILIISVGLWASHKHGSQLILCLIGAGAYLFPFIFAGDERNEWLFYGYELVLFFVLMTFSTWKRYRIAWNIHYYLLYFSLFFFAVFGVGEMTLTVLIPFAIQHAYILLLIILNGDERVNAEMIPALVTGSFILLGLLNDVYTAIPLSYYAIFAAVYIGAAFIEPKQLKRTKDTLLVLGFLHMLLFLFDLFEYDWRFVLIAIQANALLWLAGRRESYVSLAGSFLLMLLSFLGMVTGSQADFIAIELPIFILAFAYVYLFAHFNQQESSFLNVSTTTMKVVLTGLVMFFILRLTEFIVIGWDYTPRTTAYTVAIAALSIGYLIYGESRKDMFYRWVGIIFLALALLKFFLADLVFLDFTIRAMILIPIGVIGLVLSRILYKKE